In Vicinamibacterales bacterium, the DNA window CAGTTCGCGGACGATCTTCAGCAGTTTCTCGCAGGTCGCCCAGAACATCTGTTCGACGCGGGCCCGGGCGTTCAGGTCGAGCACGCCGAGGTTGAACGCGGTGATCGCCTCTTCCTTGATCTGGAGGGCGTCGTGGTAGGCCTCCTGGAAGTTCTTCCGCGAGACGCCGGTGTAGGTTTCCCACAGCAGGTGCACCACGTGATGCTCGTCCTTGGTGGGCGGGGCCGGCGTGTGGCCACCCAGGATCTCGTTGGTCGCGAGGACGTTGTACACGAGGATTGAATGGTGCGCGACGAGCGCGCGACCCGACTCGGTCACGAGGTCGGGATGCGGAACGCCCTTCGCGTTGCACGCCTCGGCCACCTGGCTGACGATGTCGGCGGCATACTCCTGCAGCGTGTAGTTGACCGACGAGTGGAAGTTGGTCTGGCTGCCGTCGTAGTCCACGCCGAGGCCGCCGCCGCAATCGAGGTAGTGCATGTTCGCGCCGAGCCGGTACAGCTCGACGTAGATGCGGCTCGATTCGCGGAGCGCGTCCTTGACGGCGCGGATGTTCGTGATCTGCGACCCGATGTGGAAGTGCAGCATCTGCAGGCAGTCGAGCATGCCGACTTCGCGGAGCCGCTCGACGGTCGCGACGATCTCGGCCGTCGTCAAGCCGAACTTCGAACGGTCACCCGTGGACTCGACCCACTTGCCGGCGCCCTTGGTCGTGAGCCGCGCGCGGACGCCAATGACCGGCCGAAGGTCCAGTTCGGCCGCCGCTGAGAGGATCGTCTCGAGTTCTCCGAGGCGGTCCATCGTGATGACCACGCGTCGCCCGAGCTTCTGCGCGAGGAGCGCCGTCTCGATGAACGCCCGGTCCTTGTAGCCGTTGCACAGGATGAGCGCCTCGGGGTTCTCCTGCAGCGCCAGCGCGACGAGCAACTCCGGCTTCGATCCGGCCTCGATCCCGAGGTTGAAGGGACGTCCGTGCTCCAGCAACTCCTCGACCACGTGCCGCTGCTGGTTCACCTTGACCGGGTAGACGCCGCGGAACGTGCCCTTGTACTCGTTCTCGACGATGGCCTGCTGGAACGCGCCAAACAGCTGGATCAGGCGCGTGCGCAGGATGTCGGAGAAGCGAATCAGGATCGGCAGGTTGAGCCCGCGGCTGCGGAGATCGTCCACGAGTTCCTTGAGATCGATCTCGAGCGAACCGGGCCCGCCGGGCGTCACGGACACATTGCCCTTCTCGTTGATCGAGAAGAAGTCGCGGCCCCACCCGCTGACGTTGTAGAGCTCGGTCGAGTCCTTGATCGTCCAAGCCCTGAGATCGGTTTGCAACTTCCTGCCCCCTTCGTGTTTCGACTCGTCATTTCGGCCACCGTTCGTCGTCGCCGAACGTGGCCGGTTACACTCGCTCAATACGAAGCCCGGAGGGCACACCCACCCCGCCGTCGGTGTGCGTCCAAGGGCCTCGACACGTGCGCAGGCGGTGCGCGCCATTGAGTGTACAGCGTCACGGGCGACGCGAAAAAAAAACCTCCATCAATTCGTTCATGCCAGCGCTTTCGGTCTGCCCTCGGGCCGCGCCGTCGGTGGATCGGCGGCGTCACCCCAGACCGGAACGCTCGAAAACATCTTGACTTGCGGCAGCCATCCGGGAGAAATTCTCCCGACTACGGCATGTTGATGACCATTGGACTGATCGCCGGGCTGTGGCTGGCAGTGTTGCCGGCACCAGGTGCCACAGAACGACCCGCTGCCGCGAGGTCGCTCGACAGCCCCGCAGCGCTGCTCGAACTGAACGACGAGGAGCTGCTGAACCGGATCGAAACGGATCCGAACTCGCTCGGCTCGTTGTCCATCGGCATCCCGCGTGGCGCCGTTCTCGTCAACGCGGTGGCCCTGCCTGCCGGGCCCCGCTGGGAGGCTGCGCCCAACGCCGATTCGTGGGGAACCTCCGAAACGATGGCGGCGATTCAGACGGCCGTGGATACGGTCCACGAGCTGTTCCCCGACACCCCGCCCATTGTCATCGGCGACATCAGCGCGCGATGTGGCGGGCACCTCAAGCGGCACACGACGCACCAGGGCGGGCGCGACGTCGATTTTGGGTTCTACTACA includes these proteins:
- the speA gene encoding biosynthetic arginine decarboxylase → MQTDLRAWTIKDSTELYNVSGWGRDFFSINEKGNVSVTPGGPGSLEIDLKELVDDLRSRGLNLPILIRFSDILRTRLIQLFGAFQQAIVENEYKGTFRGVYPVKVNQQRHVVEELLEHGRPFNLGIEAGSKPELLVALALQENPEALILCNGYKDRAFIETALLAQKLGRRVVITMDRLGELETILSAAAELDLRPVIGVRARLTTKGAGKWVESTGDRSKFGLTTAEIVATVERLREVGMLDCLQMLHFHIGSQITNIRAVKDALRESSRIYVELYRLGANMHYLDCGGGLGVDYDGSQTNFHSSVNYTLQEYAADIVSQVAEACNAKGVPHPDLVTESGRALVAHHSILVYNVLATNEILGGHTPAPPTKDEHHVVHLLWETYTGVSRKNFQEAYHDALQIKEEAITAFNLGVLDLNARARVEQMFWATCEKLLKIVRELTYVPDELEGLERQLSDTYYCNFSLFQSMPDHWAVKQLFPTIPIHRLNQQPLRRGIIADLTCDSDGKIDEFIDLRDTKGFLELHSPNGGEYLVATFLVGAYQEILGDLHNLFGDTDAVHVKIDGDDYSVEKVVKGDSVAEVLSYVQYDKETLVSRVRRSVEAALREKRITMAESGRFMKRYEEALEGYTYLAVGE